Below is a genomic region from Paraburkholderia sp. BL23I1N1.
CGGATCCGAATGGCCCAGATTTCCCTGAGCTTCAGCGGAGGCTTCTGCCCCGTCAGCCTGCCCTTGTTCCAAGGTATCCTCGCGGCGATTCCTTCGTCAATCGCTTTCATGACGTTCTCCTTTCAAGTGAAGGAAGAACTAGTCTGAGCCACCTGTCCGCGGGCGCTGTCCGACCCACTCCGGTCAGACAACTTTCTCCAAACCGGTCAGTCAGCCAAATCCAGATTCCGCAGGCTTGAGTGCCGCTAAGCGGCCGCTCGCGACCTCACCCAATCGGCCAGTAAGGGACGTTCGATTTCGTCCCCGCGATCGCTGACAATCGACTCTATCGACACGAGGTTGAATCCATGTCCATCAACGATCTCAGATCGGTTCCGTTGCCACCGAAAGTTCAGCCTGAGTTCCCTTCGGACAAGGACTGGTCGCGACTAGAAGACCGTATCGGCACCTTTCATGGCTCGCGCGGTCAATAGAAAGTCCGCTTGACTGATCCGAAGGCCCCCCTCCGCCATCGCTGACCATTTTTCCTACGTTTGGGCGACTAAATACGTCGCGGTATAGCCTCTGCGAAAAAATCGGTGACCCGTCGCACACGCGCCGGTACAAACCGGCGTCTCGGCCAGACGAGGCTTATGTCTCTGGCGTCGCCTATAAATTCGTCGAGAACGGTGATGACGTCCGGATGCCGGAGATCATCGGCAAGAGAGACCTTGGCGAACAGGCCGATTCCCACACCGGCGAGAACACCAGCCCGGATCGTTTCGATACTGTTGGACGTGAGATTTCCGCGCACGGACGCGATAAATCGACCTTCTGGTCCTACAAAAGGCCAATGCGTTGACTCCGTCAAGCCGCTATATACAAGGCAATTGTGATCAACGAGCTCGGCGGGGGTCTTTGGCATTCCGTGTTGCTCGAAGTAGCGACGGGATCCGACGCATACGAGGGGAGTGCTGGCCACGCGTCTGGCGATCGCGTCGGGATCATTGACAGGCCCCACCCGGATCGCCAGATCGATCCCGTCCTCCACCATATCTCGCACGAAGTCCGAGAGAATGAGATCGACCTGAAGGCCAGGATTGAGTGATAACAGCTCGGGGATCAGCGGCAAGACATGAAGACGGCCGAATGTACCTGATGCAGCGATCCTGATCAGACCTGAGACATCATGCGTGCTGCTGGTCAGTTCGCTGTCGGCATCATCCATCTCGTCAAGCAGCGGTTTTGCCCGATCGTAGTATCTCTGCCCCTGATCCGTCAGGGTCACGCTGCGCGTATTTCGGTTAAATAACACCACGCCGAGGCGCTTCTCGAGCGCGCCAATAGCCTTACTGATTGCCGACTGTGAATCACCCGTTCTACGCGCGGCGGCGGTAAAACCGCCTGCTTCCACCACGGCTATGAAGGCGCTTAATTCGTTGAATCGATCCATACTAATTCCCCCATGGAATTAATATTATGACAAATTAAGCCATTATCATTGATTCAGACATCACCCACAATCCAGCTTTCTCCACACGTTGAAGGACTGGTGCCATGAATATCGATCTCACTGGCCGCAAGGCGGTCGTTACCGGGTCAACGGCGGGTATCGGCCGAGCCATTGCAGAAGGGCTGGGGCGCGCAGGCGCCGCGGTCGTGATCAACGGCCGCACAGAGAAGCGCGTCTCCAGGGCGCTTCGGGAGCTTCGCGAACTCTTGCCGAAGACGGAGTTTACTGGCGTCATCGCCGATCTTGCGACCCCGGAAGGCGCGGCGGAGTTATTCGCTCAGGCGCCGGATGCGGACATTCTCGTCAACAATGTGGGGACTGGGCGTCCGAAGTCCTTCTTCGAAATTGAGGATAGCGAATGGATCGATCTCTTCGGACTTAACGTCATGAGCGGCATTCGCGCCTCCCGCCACTATGTGCCGAACATGACGAAGCGCGGCTGGGGGCGCGTCGTCTTCATCAGCAGCGAGTCCGCGCTTGCCATCCCCAAGGACATGATTGACTACGCCACGACCAAGACCGCTCAACTCGCCATTGCGAGGGGCTTGGCCGAGGTGGTCGGCGGAACCGGCGTCACCGTTAATTCGGTTCTCCCTGGGCCGACGAATTCGGAGATCATGGGTGGTTGGGCGCAGGCGAACGCAGATGCGCAAGGCATTACGCGTGAGGAAGCCGAGCAGCAGTTCCTGAAAACGAATCGCCCGACCACGCTCCTCAAGCGCTTCGCGACGACCGAAGAAGTCGCCAACCTGGTTGTCTATGTCTGCTCGGAGCAGGCGTCGGCGACAACAGGTACTTCCTTGCGTGTCGACGGCGGTGTCGTTCGGACAATTGCATAAGGCGCACGCTTTTTCACTCGTTCAACGCGGCTTCGGGAGGGGACCAAACCATCGGTTCCCTTCCGGAGTAGACGACAGCCCAAGTTGGACGCGCCTGCATTTGTACGAGTATTCCACTCGAAAATGGCCGCCCAGAGTTGTCTTAATCGCGCCGACCGGTTGGTCCATGGTGACGCATTAGGGCACTCTGGATCGATGTTCTCCATCCCCCCTCATTCCAGATACGGCGTCAGCACGCCTTCAATCCATTTCATGAATGCGCGGACTCGGCGCGACAGATTGCTCCGATGTGCTACGACGAGGGACACGGCGAGCGCTCGTCGACGAGAGTCAGGAATAACCTCCACAAGCGCCCCACTTTCCAAGTATCGGCCAATCCCCAGGAGCGGCGCCTGAATGAGGCCGACGCCGGCGAGCGCTGCGGCTTCGTAGATCTGCGCGTTGTTGACGTGTAGCGTACCCGGCAACTGAAGCGTCGCGTAGCTGTCGCCGTTCGGATATTCCCATCCATAAGGTCTTGAGCCGAGCATCGGCGAAAAATGAATTGCACGATGTTCCTGACGCTGGAGATCCTCTAGCGATCGAGGGACGCCGTGGAGCGCCAGATAAGCGGGACTGGCAGCGTTGACCATGCGCAGCAGGCCCAGTGGGCGGGAAATCAGCGTCTCGTCCCGTATCGGTCCAAGCCGCAATACACAGTCGAATCCCTCTTGAACCAGATCGACTTGCCGATCCGTACTCGACACCTCCAGCTCCAACTCGGGGTGAGTCGCCATGAACTCCGGCAACGCCGGCACGATCGTGGTGCGCGCCACTTCGGACGGAAGATCCACCCTTAGACGCCCGCGAAGTGCCACATGCTCGCCTGCGAACATCGAATGCAGGTCATCTACTTCAGCAAGCAGATCGCGGGCGCGCGCATGGAACGCACGTCCGTCCTCTGTCAACTGCACGCTGCGCGTCGTCCGGTGCAGGAGTCTGACACCGACATCTTCTTCCAGCTTCCGGACAGCTGTTGAGACCCTTCCCTTTTGGGTGCCCAAGCTGTCGGCCGCGCGAGTGAAGCTCCCCATTTCCGCGACCGTTACGAATATGAGGAGGGGTTCGAGATTCTGCATTTTCGCGCCTCAGCATTGTTCTCCGCAGAGAGAACAGTTAGTTAACTTTTTCGGCGTTTACCATACCTGAAAAACACAATACGCTTCGAAATTGAGACCGGATCGGAGAGCAACAAGTGACTGAAACTATGACCTTGCATCGCGCCCTGTGGGCTGGCCGGGTGATGAGCGCGTTTGTTGTTATCGCTCTGGTGGCAGACGGGATTATTCAGCTTTTCGTGCCAGCACAGATCGCGAGCATGTTGCAGGAAACCGGGTTTGCGATAGACGTTACCCGTGTCGTGGGTCCGATCGTCCTTGCCTGCGCCATCCTTTACGCCACCCCGGCTACCGCCGTCCTCGGCGCGATCCTGGTGACGGGCTATTTGGGAGGTGCCATCTGCGCCCATGTCCGCATTGGCGAGTTGGGATCGCCGCCAGAAATCATTTCGCTGGTTCTGGGCGCGTTGACATGGGGTGGCCTCTACGCGCGCAACGCCCGTATCCGAGCCATTCTGCCGCAGATTCGTTAAGCCAACTGGGGCAGCCCTCTGCCCTCAATATCCGGAGAAAGCATATGTTTTTAGTAACGGGAATCACGGGAAAAGTAGGCGGCGCAACGGCAGAACATCTGTTGGCGCACGGCAAGAAAGTACGCGCGCTGGTCCGCAATCGCGAGAAGGCGGCTCACTGGGCGAACCAGGGTGTGGAACTGGTAGACGGCGATTGGAATGATCCGGCAGCCATCGAGCACGCGCTCAAAAGCGTCGAAGGCGTGTTCGTCATGTTGCCGGCTGTCTGGGCGCCTTCGCCCGATTTCAAAGAAGCCAGGGGCGTCATTGCAAACTATGTCGAGGCGCTCACCAGGGCATCGCCGCCGCGAGTGGTTGCGCTTTCGTCGATGGGGGCGAACAGAACCAGCGGGCTGGGGATGATCACGGCGCTGTCGCTTCTGGAGCAAGGATTTCGCGACCTGACATTGCCGATCGCTTATGTGCGCGCCGGCGGATTTTTTGAAAACTTCCTCTACGGCTTGCATGTTGCCCAAGATGGCACGCTCCCCGTCTACTACAACCCGACCGATCGGAAATCGACCATGGTCGCGACCAACGACATCGGCGCCGAAGTCGCAGCGCTTCTGAACGGGCCGGCATGGTCGGGGCATCGCGCCATCGAGCTCGGTTCGATGGTCAGTGCGGATGAAGTAGCGACGCAATTGGGTGAAGTCCTGAAGGTCGACGTCAACGCTTTTGCTGTGCCGCGAGCCGCGTGGCCGGCAGCGTTCGAGCAGCTCGGCGTTCCGAAGGGCCAGACGGGACCGGCCGAAGCGATGTATGACGCCGTCAACTCGGGCTGGATGGACCTCGGCGTCGAGGGTACAGAGCACCTCCCGGGCGCGACGTCTGCCCGCGATGTCTTCGCGGCGGCCCTGAAATCCGCTGCAAAATAGGTCAGCGGATCAGCGATGGGATACGATTTTGTAAATTTACTCCGGGTATTCGTACTCCTACGTGATTATGGCGGAGCAACCCAAAGAGCCCATTTCCATATGAAATGCGGCGGTCATACCAACAACTATCGAGATCGACGATGAAGGTTCTTGTTTTGGGTGCAACGGGCGGAACCGGACGGCTGATCGTCCACGACGCCTTGGAGAAGGGTCATTCCGTAGTCGCGTTAGTTCGCTCGAAGGCGCGCGCGCCCGACTTCGCAGGCGCAGACCTCATTGAGGGGGATGCCCGCGACGAAGGCGCCCTGATGCGCGCCTTGGAAGGCTGCGATGCGGTCGTCAGCTCGCTGGGCACGGGCGTTAGCCCTTTCAGCGAAGTCAGCGTTCTGACCGAAGCGACACGCGCGTTGCTCCCGGCGATGAGTCGTAGCGGCGTCCGCCGTCTGGTCTGCATCTCCGCCCTGGGGGTAGGAGATAGCCGCGGCCACGGCGGCTTCGTGTTCGACCGGCTATTCCAGCCCTTGCTGCTTCGCCATGCCTACAAAGACAAGGGGCGCCAGGAAGCCGCGATTCGCAACAGCTCACTCGATTGGGTCTTAATCCGGCCCGCGATGCTCACCAACGACCCAGCTCGCGGAAGCGTCAGGGCCATCGTTGACCTCGCCGACGTCAACGGCGGCAAGGTCGCACGCGCGGATGTCGCTCAGTTCGTGGTGGAGCAACTGGCGAAGGATACGTGGTTGAAACAGACACCTGTACTCCTATGGTGAGGACGGGTCTCGTGGATCACGTTCTTCAACCACCTCGTAGTCAGGCATACAAGAGGTCACGAATGAACAGATTGGAAGGCAAGATTGCGCTCATCTCGGGAGGCACAACCGGGACGGGGGCGGTGATCGCGAAACGATTCCAGACAGAAGGGGCCACGGTGATCGCCACGGGCGCCAACCGGAAACACTGGAGAAGGCCAAGAAGGAACCATGGGCCTCGAAGTCCACCTCATTTTTTTATGTTTACCGAAATGAAAAAAAATATTCCATCCGCGCAATTCGGCGGCAAGATCCGCGCGCTGCGACAGCGACTAAAGCTCACTCTTGACTGTACGGCAAGGGCCGCAGGGATTTCGAAACCCTTCCTGTCACAGATAGAGCGCGGATTGGCCATGCCCTCGATTGCCTCGTTGAAAGGCATTGCCGACGCGCTTGGTGTTGCCGTGCAATACTTTGTTGACGCTCCAAACGAACAGAAATTTGTGTGTCGGGGTGAGGAAGTGAGTTTCTTCGAGTTCGCGGATACCGCAAACTCGTTCGCCAGACTTACGCATAAGTCTGGCGGCCGGCGGCTTGAGGCCGTCCTTGTGAGATTCCCGCCTTATCAGAGCGGACCTGCCGATATGCCAACCAGCGCGCAAGAAGAGTTTCTTTACGTCACTTCGGGTGAAATTTCGTTGACTCTTGAGGGCAAGACATTTGTGCTCAAAACAGGGGACAGTGCGCATTACCAATCGACGCTGCCCCAAGGATGGTTGAATAACCAATCCACTGAGGCGCTTGCGATCTGGGTCGGGACGCCGAACCTACTTTAAATGTTGAAACAGAGTAATCGCAAGCCACCAATTTAGTGCGATCACCTGGGAGCCAACGATTGCGTGACCTTGAATCGCAACGCTGCGCAACCCGATCGAAGAATAGTCACCGTTCGCTAGGCTGCACTCAGCGCTCATAATGACCAAGGTGCGTTCGCGGTCCGCGTCCAAATAGGCAACTTGCGTGTTTTCCAGCAAAGTTGCGCAGCGACGATCGTCGACAATCCAGGGGCCAGCGTTGAATGTCCGTAAGTGGCCGAGTGCGGTCTCATGCACCTGGCATGCGCGGCCCTGAACGTCGCAAGGCCGCCATCGGCAGCACGCGACCCCAAGCGGTCGGTGGAACACCCAAGAGGTGAATAGCTGCTTTCGATTGCGGATTCAACCGGTCGATGCAACACAATCTGAACCCGACACTTTAGACGAGCGCACGTGTCGTGAAGACTTACTATCTCCAGATCGGTGCGCAGCATTCTTCGATCTGAACCGATGGGCCAATATAGTATGCTCACCGAAAGTAAACGCCAAAAGGACGATGACGGTGGCTGCCCTAGACTTCACGGAAATTGCCTCCCCGACCACAGGGAAGGATCGAGATCAATTTGAGCTTTTTGCGCGCGAATTCCTCACGATGAAAGGGTTCGCCATCTTGACTGATCCCGACCGAGGACCCGATGCTGGACGGGATCTCGTTATCGAAGAAACGCGAACGGGTATTGCCGGGGAAACCAAAGTTAGATGGCTGGTGAGCTGCAAACATAACGCTAATTCTGGAGTATCGGTACTCCAGAGCGTGGAAAATGACATCCGAGACCGGATCGAAACGCATGACTGCGCCGGCTTTGTAGGTTTTTATTCAACCGTACCCAGTAGCGGCCTCGCCACGAAGTTACGCGCACTGGAAAAGACATATCCAACCATCGTCTTTGATCGAGAAAAGATCGAAGCAGCGTTGCTCGCATCCCGGGAAGGGCTTCTGCTCGCGCGCAGATTTATGCCTGTCTCGTCCTCGTTGTGGGAGAAGGACCATCCAAAGGCTGCGAAGATATTTTCAGACGAGCCCTCGCTGCAATGCAAGGCATGCGGCAAGGAGCTTCTCGGAGAACATCCAGCCGGTATCGTCGTAGGTTGGAGAACCTATTCCGAAAGCTATGATCCGTCATTCAAACCAAAGCACGAGTATGTCTACTGGTGCTGTAAGGGTCGTTGCGACGATCGGCTCGAAGCGCAATATCGAAAACCAGGGCTCATCGATGGATGGGAAGATATTCCCGATCTCGTAATCCCCATCGTATACATACGGTGGGTGATGTCTACGCTGAACGAGTTGCAAGGCAGTGAGCAATATTCTAAAGAAGCGTTTGAAGCGACAAAAGAGCTGCTTCTAAACCTATTCCCGATGGTTGCACGAGAACCGTCAGCCCAGAACCACGAGCGGATCCAAAGCCTGAGTGCAATTCCTTCATTCTTAGGTGGATGGGGATACGATGGCGGAAACTAATATGCGCTCTTGATCGCCTGAAATGTCGAAGCGTCGCAGAAAGTAGATGGCAATCGACCGCAAGGCAATGGGGTGCGTCTGCTTTGAGCGGCGAACTGACGATTGAGTGTCGCTCAACGGACAGCGTCAAACGTCCCTTCCTGGCCGGCTACTGCCTTATGCCAACCGCATGCGCACCTTGAACCTCGCAGGGCAGCGATTGACAGCACGCGACCCCCTGCAGCCGGTCGCGCGGTCGCGGGTTCAACGGCAGGTATCAGAGTGGTCCGGCCATTCAAGCCGGTTTCTCCGGGACAGCAATTCGGCCATTGCCGTCGTTCGCACATCCTGGCTTGCACGTCTGCTATGCGCTACTGACCGGACGCTTACAACCTAACGGCCGCCGACGTCCTGTCTAATCTCAGCGGATGCGTGCTCTCGACCCAATCTTGCTCAAAGGTCATGCCCCCATTCACGCTCGGACAGGGCTACCGACGAAAGAAATGAGTGTCTCGGTGGCCCATCTTCCGGGGGCACCACGACGGGAGGACCAATGCGATTTATTTCCCGGGCTCGATTGGATCAAGTCCCGTCTTTTCGAATACTGCCGACGCTGTCGGCGTTCTCAGGTAAGAAATGAGGGCTGCGGCGCCTTCGCGCTCCTGCGCGTTTGTTGATAAAGCGGCGGAAATGACGCTCACCTTCTGGACTTCTTGCGGGAGCGGCCCGACGTACTGGATCCCCTGAATGGCGCGAAGTTCACTGATCTGTTGCAATCCAAGTTCGGCGTCGCCGCGCTCAATGGCCGTTCCGACCAGTTCCTTGCCTTTAATCTGAACACTCCTGCCTTTCATTTGATCTGCGATGCCAAGCTTGGGGAACAACGTCTCAGTAATATAGGTGCCGCTAGCTCCTTCCGAGAAAGCTACTGATTTCGCTGCGAGCAGTGCACTACGTAGTGTTTCCACAGTACTGACATCTGGCGTCGGCATACCCACCTGGACCGCGACACCA
It encodes:
- a CDS encoding LysR family transcriptional regulator, with the translated sequence MDRFNELSAFIAVVEAGGFTAAARRTGDSQSAISKAIGALEKRLGVVLFNRNTRSVTLTDQGQRYYDRAKPLLDEMDDADSELTSSTHDVSGLIRIAASGTFGRLHVLPLIPELLSLNPGLQVDLILSDFVRDMVEDGIDLAIRVGPVNDPDAIARRVASTPLVCVGSRRYFEQHGMPKTPAELVDHNCLVYSGLTESTHWPFVGPEGRFIASVRGNLTSNSIETIRAGVLAGVGIGLFAKVSLADDLRHPDVITVLDEFIGDARDISLVWPRRRFVPARVRRVTDFFAEAIPRRI
- a CDS encoding SDR family NAD(P)-dependent oxidoreductase; its protein translation is MNIDLTGRKAVVTGSTAGIGRAIAEGLGRAGAAVVINGRTEKRVSRALRELRELLPKTEFTGVIADLATPEGAAELFAQAPDADILVNNVGTGRPKSFFEIEDSEWIDLFGLNVMSGIRASRHYVPNMTKRGWGRVVFISSESALAIPKDMIDYATTKTAQLAIARGLAEVVGGTGVTVNSVLPGPTNSEIMGGWAQANADAQGITREEAEQQFLKTNRPTTLLKRFATTEEVANLVVYVCSEQASATTGTSLRVDGGVVRTIA
- a CDS encoding LysR family transcriptional regulator, which encodes MQNLEPLLIFVTVAEMGSFTRAADSLGTQKGRVSTAVRKLEEDVGVRLLHRTTRSVQLTEDGRAFHARARDLLAEVDDLHSMFAGEHVALRGRLRVDLPSEVARTTIVPALPEFMATHPELELEVSSTDRQVDLVQEGFDCVLRLGPIRDETLISRPLGLLRMVNAASPAYLALHGVPRSLEDLQRQEHRAIHFSPMLGSRPYGWEYPNGDSYATLQLPGTLHVNNAQIYEAAALAGVGLIQAPLLGIGRYLESGALVEVIPDSRRRALAVSLVVAHRSNLSRRVRAFMKWIEGVLTPYLE
- a CDS encoding DoxX family protein encodes the protein MTETMTLHRALWAGRVMSAFVVIALVADGIIQLFVPAQIASMLQETGFAIDVTRVVGPIVLACAILYATPATAVLGAILVTGYLGGAICAHVRIGELGSPPEIISLVLGALTWGGLYARNARIRAILPQIR
- a CDS encoding NmrA family NAD(P)-binding protein, which produces MFLVTGITGKVGGATAEHLLAHGKKVRALVRNREKAAHWANQGVELVDGDWNDPAAIEHALKSVEGVFVMLPAVWAPSPDFKEARGVIANYVEALTRASPPRVVALSSMGANRTSGLGMITALSLLEQGFRDLTLPIAYVRAGGFFENFLYGLHVAQDGTLPVYYNPTDRKSTMVATNDIGAEVAALLNGPAWSGHRAIELGSMVSADEVATQLGEVLKVDVNAFAVPRAAWPAAFEQLGVPKGQTGPAEAMYDAVNSGWMDLGVEGTEHLPGATSARDVFAAALKSAAK
- a CDS encoding NAD(P)-dependent oxidoreductase; this translates as MKVLVLGATGGTGRLIVHDALEKGHSVVALVRSKARAPDFAGADLIEGDARDEGALMRALEGCDAVVSSLGTGVSPFSEVSVLTEATRALLPAMSRSGVRRLVCISALGVGDSRGHGGFVFDRLFQPLLLRHAYKDKGRQEAAIRNSSLDWVLIRPAMLTNDPARGSVRAIVDLADVNGGKVARADVAQFVVEQLAKDTWLKQTPVLLW
- a CDS encoding helix-turn-helix domain-containing protein, with amino-acid sequence MFTEMKKNIPSAQFGGKIRALRQRLKLTLDCTARAAGISKPFLSQIERGLAMPSIASLKGIADALGVAVQYFVDAPNEQKFVCRGEEVSFFEFADTANSFARLTHKSGGRRLEAVLVRFPPYQSGPADMPTSAQEEFLYVTSGEISLTLEGKTFVLKTGDSAHYQSTLPQGWLNNQSTEALAIWVGTPNLL
- a CDS encoding restriction endonuclease, whose product is MAALDFTEIASPTTGKDRDQFELFAREFLTMKGFAILTDPDRGPDAGRDLVIEETRTGIAGETKVRWLVSCKHNANSGVSVLQSVENDIRDRIETHDCAGFVGFYSTVPSSGLATKLRALEKTYPTIVFDREKIEAALLASREGLLLARRFMPVSSSLWEKDHPKAAKIFSDEPSLQCKACGKELLGEHPAGIVVGWRTYSESYDPSFKPKHEYVYWCCKGRCDDRLEAQYRKPGLIDGWEDIPDLVIPIVYIRWVMSTLNELQGSEQYSKEAFEATKELLLNLFPMVAREPSAQNHERIQSLSAIPSFLGGWGYDGGN
- a CDS encoding substrate-binding domain-containing protein, which gives rise to MVTINAKLRRATASAALCTASLLSNAVQAADVHVLATGALSAAFRELGPGYERQTGDHLIISWGPSYGTSTDALPIRIKNGEAMDVCFMIRPALDEQIRQGKFLPDTRTDLVASRIGVAVQVGMPTPDVSTVETLRSALLAAKSVAFSEGASGTYITETLFPKLGIADQMKGRSVQIKGKELVGTAIERGDAELGLQQISELRAIQGIQYVGPLPQEVQKVSVISAALSTNAQEREGAAALISYLRTPTASAVFEKTGLDPIEPGK